A portion of the Marinobacter alexandrii genome contains these proteins:
- a CDS encoding TonB-dependent receptor, producing MKNYNGFGFIAHRLKTKLKMRLTLLLFVSYISVQASTEINNLPTDIASLQQRVSGTVTDSNGESVPGTTIQEKGTNNGAVTDIDGNFSLNVSGPESILLISSVGFITQEVTVGNQTSFNIQLDEDLTALEEVVVVAYGTARKKDLTGAVAVIGAEELNAFPATTVDEALQGKTAGVQVTSNSGAPGASVSVNIRGVGTFGNTTPLYIVDGFPTQDISFINPTTIQSLTVLKDASATALYGVRASNGVVIIQTKQGSKGMVEVELNSFIGFRTSPREIDVLGVEDFTSFATELSSSDNAQVRGNAVPYTGWSDPSQLRTINWQDEIFDQALRKSTTLNVRGGGEKSRVAFTAGVYDEEGTLLGSEYTRYDLGLNTSFDINDKLRLNANAKYISSQGFQPLGTGRDALLNLFSTIPHLAPAGEANNNPNDPNDVNPTNLPVDENGNFGAFPDVGGESFRDGRNWVARALENDQDNLSTTILANADIEWDIIGGLSTQVKVGARVDNNTGSFFQPEYYRSNGNLDVRPNASFSNDQSTSNEWLGEYILKYSETFAGRHKFGVLAGTSAQRITFRSSGGTGVGFLNNNVRSVAAADQITRAQGFQSTRTLASTFARVNYDYSSKYYVTATVRRDGVGDVFGVSNLYGTFPSVAVGWNVDEESFFQSTPFDFLKVRGSWGVTGNFSGIPSFGFTSFYVSDAGVLNSNYSFDGSNSTLGLVPRGSANPDLQWEEQTQFNVGIEGAVLDNSLYFTIDYFNKESEGLLFNATVPSQSGFTSQAQNGATAVNKGFEFLVGHRKNVGDFSWDINANLTTISNEITQINSQSGLAVFPNEFLDDFFTGGFWFDVTQSRLGGEVGTFYGFVADGIFQNQGEIDALNADAPSGNYQDSDTAPGDRRFRDLNGDGEITGDDRTTIGSPIPDFYGSVNLNFSYKGFDLGLNFYGTYGNEILNLVKRELESASGYGNNASFSNVSTEYFENRWNGEGSTNSFARALIDDNAVQNNRASSYFVEDGSYLRLRNVTLGYNLPSSLVGKVGLGSVRFYASLQNLFTITNYSGTDPEIGQNTDINGNNSVTTRGIDAGAYPLSKSYTFGLNLKF from the coding sequence ATGAAAAACTACAATGGTTTTGGGTTCATAGCCCATCGACTAAAAACAAAACTAAAAATGAGACTTACATTACTCTTGTTCGTCTCATATATTTCAGTACAGGCGAGTACTGAAATAAATAATTTGCCTACTGACATAGCATCTTTACAGCAAAGAGTTTCAGGTACAGTGACAGACTCAAATGGAGAATCCGTTCCTGGAACAACCATTCAGGAAAAAGGAACTAACAATGGAGCAGTTACTGATATTGATGGAAATTTCTCACTGAATGTATCTGGACCAGAATCTATCCTCTTGATAAGCTCTGTTGGTTTCATTACACAGGAGGTTACAGTAGGAAATCAAACTTCGTTCAATATTCAACTAGATGAGGATTTGACAGCTCTGGAAGAAGTGGTTGTAGTAGCTTACGGTACAGCAAGAAAGAAAGACTTAACAGGGGCCGTAGCTGTTATTGGAGCTGAAGAACTAAATGCGTTTCCAGCAACTACTGTAGACGAAGCTCTACAAGGCAAAACTGCCGGAGTGCAGGTTACGTCCAACTCTGGAGCACCAGGTGCTTCTGTTAGTGTAAACATTCGAGGAGTGGGAACCTTTGGAAATACAACACCACTATACATTGTGGACGGCTTTCCAACACAAGATATCTCATTCATCAACCCTACGACCATACAATCTCTAACTGTTTTGAAAGATGCTTCAGCCACAGCACTTTATGGTGTGCGTGCAAGTAATGGAGTGGTTATCATCCAAACAAAACAAGGATCTAAAGGTATGGTGGAAGTAGAATTAAATTCCTTTATTGGTTTCCGCACCTCACCAAGAGAGATCGATGTACTTGGAGTGGAAGATTTTACAAGCTTTGCAACAGAGTTAAGCAGTAGTGATAATGCACAAGTAAGAGGTAACGCAGTGCCATATACAGGATGGAGTGATCCTTCACAACTTCGAACTATCAATTGGCAAGATGAAATTTTTGATCAAGCGTTGAGAAAAAGTACCACATTGAACGTAAGAGGGGGCGGTGAAAAGTCCAGAGTGGCTTTTACTGCAGGGGTTTATGATGAAGAAGGTACACTGCTTGGCTCGGAATATACACGATACGATTTAGGTCTTAACACAAGCTTTGACATTAACGATAAGTTACGACTGAACGCAAATGCAAAATACATTAGCTCTCAAGGATTTCAGCCACTAGGTACTGGACGTGATGCGTTGCTAAATTTGTTTTCTACCATCCCTCATTTGGCTCCTGCTGGAGAAGCAAATAATAACCCAAATGATCCCAATGATGTGAATCCAACAAATCTTCCTGTTGACGAAAATGGTAATTTCGGAGCATTTCCAGATGTAGGAGGTGAGTCATTCAGAGATGGAAGAAACTGGGTAGCTCGCGCATTGGAAAATGATCAGGATAACTTGAGTACCACGATCCTTGCGAATGCAGATATCGAATGGGATATCATTGGAGGTCTATCCACACAGGTAAAAGTAGGTGCACGAGTAGACAACAATACAGGATCTTTCTTCCAGCCAGAATATTATCGAAGTAATGGAAACCTGGATGTGAGACCTAATGCATCATTTTCGAATGATCAAAGTACCTCCAATGAGTGGTTGGGGGAGTATATCTTGAAATATTCTGAAACATTTGCTGGTCGTCATAAATTTGGCGTTTTGGCTGGTACTTCTGCACAAAGAATCACTTTCAGATCTTCAGGAGGTACTGGTGTAGGATTTTTGAATAACAACGTTCGCAGTGTTGCGGCAGCAGATCAAATTACTCGAGCTCAGGGATTTCAAAGTACGCGAACACTAGCAAGTACCTTTGCAAGAGTCAATTACGACTATAGCAGCAAGTACTATGTAACTGCGACTGTTAGAAGAGATGGTGTAGGGGATGTATTCGGTGTTTCAAACCTATATGGCACATTTCCATCCGTGGCTGTGGGTTGGAATGTTGATGAAGAAAGCTTTTTTCAAAGCACACCATTTGACTTCTTAAAAGTTAGAGGAAGCTGGGGTGTGACTGGAAATTTCTCAGGTATTCCTTCCTTTGGATTTACGTCTTTCTACGTAAGTGATGCAGGGGTTCTGAACAGCAACTATAGCTTTGATGGATCTAATTCTACTTTAGGATTAGTACCACGTGGATCGGCAAACCCAGACTTACAATGGGAAGAACAAACCCAATTCAATGTAGGGATAGAAGGTGCAGTTCTGGATAATAGTCTGTATTTCACTATAGATTATTTTAACAAAGAGTCCGAAGGTCTTCTCTTTAATGCTACAGTGCCTTCGCAAAGTGGCTTTACCTCACAAGCCCAAAATGGCGCGACAGCTGTCAATAAAGGATTTGAGTTTTTAGTTGGTCACCGAAAGAACGTAGGAGATTTTAGCTGGGATATAAATGCTAACCTCACGACGATTTCTAACGAGATCACACAGATCAATTCGCAATCTGGACTAGCGGTATTTCCTAATGAATTTTTGGATGATTTTTTCACAGGTGGTTTCTGGTTCGATGTTACCCAATCACGACTTGGAGGAGAAGTTGGCACTTTCTATGGTTTTGTAGCAGATGGAATTTTCCAAAATCAAGGGGAAATAGATGCACTCAATGCAGATGCTCCTAGTGGAAACTACCAAGATAGTGATACAGCCCCAGGTGACCGTAGATTTAGAGACTTGAATGGTGATGGTGAAATTACAGGAGATGATAGGACCACAATAGGAAGTCCTATCCCAGATTTCTATGGAAGCGTCAATCTGAATTTTTCTTATAAAGGGTTTGATCTAGGGCTTAATTTTTACGGAACGTATGGGAACGAAATACTGAATCTGGTAAAACGTGAACTCGAGAGCGCCTCAGGTTATGGAAATAATGCCTCTTTCTCTAATGTGAGTACAGAATATTTTGAGAATCGTTGGAATGGAGAGGGATCTACTAACTCGTTTGCAAGGGCATTAATTGATGATAATGCGGTTCAAAATAATCGTGCCTCCAGCTATTTTGTGGAAGATGGTTCTTATCTTAGATTGAGGAATGTTACGTTAGGATATAACTTACCTTCCTCCTTAGTTGGTAAGGTTGGCTTAGGTTCTGTTCGCTTTTATGCCAGTCTTCAAAATTTATTTACGATCACGAATTACTCGGGCACAGACCCTGAAATTGGTCAAAACACGGATATTAATGGCAATAACAGTGTGACAACACGAGGAATTGATGCAGGGGCATATCCACTTTCCAAGTCATACACTTTTGGCCTCAATCTTAAATTTTAA
- a CDS encoding SMP-30/gluconolactonase/LRE family protein, which translates to MRYSSICNYFMIILVFSQCSPGKKDSEENANEEYQTIGSIERIDSSLDEVLKKDAKIEILAEGFTWSEGPVWVPSINSLLYSDVPENTIYKWNESEGNSVYLKPSGHTGIEPASSSGGSNGLILDHNGDLLLCQHGDRRIARISSSQLNDDSPEFASVVNRFEDKRFNSPNDLIISSSGDIYFTDPPYGLKDQDADSLKELDYNGVYKLASDGTLTLLIDSLTRPNGIALSPDERTLYVANSDPEKAIWVAYGVTPSGIDNGRLFFDATEKVSSLNGLPDGLKVNKEGIVFATGPGGVYIFKPDGTQIGIILTEFATANCAFNENETVLYMTTHKYLTRIRLQ; encoded by the coding sequence ATGAGATATTCCAGCATTTGTAATTACTTCATGATCATTCTGGTTTTTTCACAGTGTAGTCCAGGAAAAAAGGACTCAGAAGAAAACGCTAATGAAGAATATCAAACCATAGGATCAATTGAAAGAATAGATTCATCACTTGATGAGGTTTTAAAAAAAGATGCCAAAATAGAAATACTGGCTGAAGGATTTACATGGTCTGAGGGACCAGTATGGGTTCCGTCAATAAATAGTTTACTCTATTCTGACGTACCAGAAAACACGATATACAAATGGAATGAATCTGAAGGCAACTCTGTATACCTCAAACCATCTGGACATACTGGTATCGAGCCTGCATCTTCCTCTGGAGGGTCCAATGGCCTCATTTTAGATCATAATGGAGACCTGTTGCTTTGTCAACATGGGGATCGGAGAATAGCAAGGATATCTTCCAGTCAATTAAATGATGATAGTCCGGAATTTGCCAGTGTAGTTAATAGGTTTGAAGATAAAAGATTTAACAGCCCAAATGATCTGATAATTTCATCTAGTGGTGACATTTATTTCACCGACCCTCCTTATGGGCTCAAAGATCAGGATGCAGATTCATTAAAAGAACTTGATTACAATGGTGTGTACAAACTAGCCTCCGATGGTACTTTGACGCTGTTGATTGACAGTCTTACGCGTCCAAATGGAATAGCACTCTCACCCGATGAAAGAACTCTTTATGTGGCTAATTCGGATCCTGAAAAAGCTATATGGGTGGCTTATGGTGTGACTCCATCAGGCATTGACAATGGAAGGCTCTTTTTTGATGCCACTGAAAAGGTGTCATCTCTGAATGGCCTTCCTGATGGCCTGAAAGTCAATAAAGAGGGAATCGTATTTGCGACTGGCCCTGGAGGGGTTTACATTTTTAAGCCAGACGGAACACAAATCGGAATAATTTTGACAGAATTTGCAACTGCAAATTGCGCTTTCAATGAAAACGAGACTGTTTTATATATGACAACACATAAGTATCTCACAAGGATCCGCTTACAGTAA
- a CDS encoding RagB/SusD family nutrient uptake outer membrane protein, with protein MKFKAKNTSLSLIGCVLLGTMWACSDDFLIDANETDLTTDVVFSADRTAVAAVTGVYDGFQNDSEGDPGVPNEYNVKGVFGWANYMSLDWQTPTERDDNNFFNFEVNADGEVATKIWPNHYRQIGRANAAIEGLRGGLDAGNLTGETGQRLLGETLVLRSISYQYLAAAYGDVPLMLNLSDDPLKARDPQDMVFEQIVTDMEEAIPYLPWSYDSERGRVSKGTAYAVLGNALMWLGRYPEAVTAFEEIEAGGVTSLEPNFLDVHALANANGVESLFELQWAADGDLSWGRNDEVSILQLFTMPADIRNGDGAFAGIPTQELWASFEAGDLRRQATVIGPDEEHPDPLIDINMYDGIDINTAGTAADPWTGNPPAGMAENPQRTGYWGIKGWRDPAILGWGSAVMFGGQNHIWIRYGEVLLSLSEAALKAGDMGTAQAAFDRVRNRGWGGTAPALTVSMDNILQEYRHELAGEFSLWAVIRRSGEAAAYLSNNYGVSMPAGFDVIPIPNSVMTINPNLEPNPSN; from the coding sequence ATGAAATTTAAAGCAAAAAATACAAGTTTATCCTTAATTGGATGTGTACTCTTAGGTACAATGTGGGCGTGTTCGGATGATTTTCTAATCGATGCGAATGAAACAGATCTAACAACAGATGTGGTTTTTAGTGCCGATCGAACTGCTGTTGCCGCTGTGACGGGAGTGTATGATGGATTTCAAAATGACTCAGAAGGAGATCCGGGGGTACCCAATGAATACAATGTAAAAGGAGTTTTTGGTTGGGCTAATTATATGTCTTTGGATTGGCAGACGCCAACAGAGAGAGATGATAACAATTTTTTCAATTTTGAAGTGAATGCTGATGGTGAGGTAGCTACCAAGATTTGGCCAAATCACTACAGGCAGATCGGAAGAGCAAATGCGGCTATTGAAGGCCTGCGGGGTGGACTTGATGCGGGGAATCTTACCGGAGAGACAGGGCAAAGGCTGTTAGGAGAAACGTTAGTGCTTAGATCCATCTCTTACCAGTATTTAGCAGCTGCATATGGCGATGTACCACTCATGTTAAATTTGTCGGATGACCCATTGAAAGCAAGAGATCCTCAGGATATGGTTTTCGAGCAGATCGTCACAGATATGGAAGAGGCTATTCCTTATCTTCCATGGTCGTATGATTCTGAGAGAGGGCGAGTTAGCAAAGGAACGGCCTATGCTGTACTTGGGAATGCCCTTATGTGGTTAGGAAGATACCCGGAGGCAGTAACTGCTTTTGAGGAGATAGAGGCTGGAGGGGTAACTTCTTTGGAACCCAATTTCTTAGATGTGCATGCATTAGCAAATGCCAACGGAGTAGAATCATTGTTTGAATTACAGTGGGCAGCTGATGGTGACCTTTCGTGGGGAAGAAATGACGAGGTGTCCATTTTGCAACTTTTCACTATGCCGGCTGATATAAGAAATGGTGATGGTGCTTTTGCAGGAATACCTACCCAAGAGTTGTGGGCATCATTCGAAGCAGGAGATTTGAGACGACAAGCCACCGTCATCGGACCAGATGAGGAACATCCAGATCCATTGATTGACATCAATATGTATGATGGAATAGATATAAATACGGCTGGTACAGCAGCTGATCCATGGACAGGAAACCCACCAGCTGGTATGGCAGAAAATCCTCAAAGAACAGGGTATTGGGGCATCAAGGGTTGGAGAGATCCTGCAATTCTTGGTTGGGGATCTGCGGTTATGTTTGGTGGACAGAATCATATTTGGATTCGCTATGGAGAGGTGTTGCTAAGTCTTTCAGAGGCAGCATTAAAAGCCGGAGATATGGGCACAGCACAAGCAGCATTTGATCGAGTAAGGAACAGAGGTTGGGGTGGAACTGCTCCCGCATTAACTGTATCGATGGATAATATACTGCAAGAGTATAGACACGAGCTCGCTGGAGAGTTTTCTTTGTGGGCAGTCATCAGAAGGTCAGGTGAGGCAGCTGCGTATCTTTCTAACAACTATGGGGTATCTATGCCTGCTGGTTTTGACGTAATACCCATACCGAATTCTGTGATGACGATAAATCCTAACTTAGAACCAAATCCTTCGAATTAA
- a CDS encoding VCBS repeat-containing protein, translated as MNKISFTLLLLLFVFSCQEKKGKQFTLLNANATGISFSNDIVETDTLNYFTYPYMYMGGGVATGDINNDGLADLFFTANMKSNSLYLNKGDFKFEDITNKAKVAGDDRWFTGATMVDINNDGYLDIYVSVSGKGDNRNNLLYVNKGNLTFTEQGDLYGIDHNGHTTQSTFFDYDNDGDLDLYLANYPPTPFKSPVELYRYKMNNPKPEESDILFENKGDGTFQDVTTQAGILNFGLSLSATASDFNHDGWVDIYVSNDFDSPDYLYINNQDGTFSEISKTSLKHTAQYGMGADIADYNNDQLLDIAQVDMTPEDNRRSKANMASMNPLGFDKMVKAGLNYQYMQNCLQLNRGLDENGNPVFSEVSRLSGISTTDWSWSILFSDLDNDGWKDITVSNGTRRDINNRDYFNALKSRNHFGGVNLSAEEIEQIPSEKISNYVFRNNGDFTFENMVDQWGWGEKTFSNGSTYADLDNDGDLDFVINNIDQQASVYENNNPDKNNYLTITFNGSENNRNGLGTKAYIHTRTLTQYSELTLTRGFQSSVAPQLHFGLGKAEKIDSIKIVWPDGSVSKRTNVKVNQNLVVDFANESKSADIRAKENSVFETLSSSTMGVDFKHTENKYDDYYFEPLLPHQTSRLGSGVAVADVNGDGLEDIYMCGASGQAGALYVQNSEASFEKTNIELWKGDEAFEDMSALFFDYDGDGDKDLYVVSGGNEKNKKESAFQDRLYVNDGAGAFTRGNNILPSITASGSRVKAGDYDNDGDLDLFVGGRLIVGKYPWPAKSYILRNDEGTFSDVTMEIAPDFEELGMITDASWTDFDGNGTLDLIIVGEWTPLLFYSNEEGRFSDVTNTTGLTHTNGWWSSISQDDFDGDGDMDYVVGNLGLNYKYQATPEEPFEVYADDFDENNRKDIVLSYYNFGKLFPVRGKSCSAQQMPSLKEKFKDYNSFSVADVSEIYGQEALANAEIHHISETFASTYIENMGGGKFKMTQLPNEAQFSSINKSIVVDIDKDGFKDIIAGGNLYSAEIETPRNDSGIGTYLRGDGKGNFSAVRNNQCGLFMEGDVKDFSLVIIDGKQFIVVAKNDDRPQFIKINN; from the coding sequence ATGAATAAGATATCTTTCACCCTCCTTCTTTTGTTATTTGTTTTCTCTTGCCAAGAGAAAAAAGGGAAGCAGTTTACATTACTGAATGCCAATGCAACTGGTATTTCATTTTCTAATGACATTGTTGAAACTGATACCCTAAACTACTTTACTTACCCTTATATGTATATGGGGGGAGGTGTGGCTACCGGAGACATCAACAATGATGGCCTGGCTGATTTGTTCTTTACAGCAAACATGAAGTCTAATTCACTTTATCTCAATAAAGGGGATTTCAAATTTGAAGACATAACCAATAAGGCAAAAGTAGCAGGTGATGATCGGTGGTTTACGGGTGCTACGATGGTAGACATCAATAACGATGGTTATTTAGATATCTATGTAAGTGTATCAGGTAAAGGAGACAACAGGAATAATTTACTGTATGTGAATAAAGGTAATTTGACCTTTACTGAACAGGGTGATCTTTATGGTATAGATCACAATGGTCATACAACTCAAAGTACCTTTTTTGATTATGACAATGATGGCGATTTGGATCTGTATCTGGCCAATTATCCCCCTACTCCTTTCAAAAGTCCGGTTGAACTTTATCGCTATAAAATGAATAACCCGAAACCAGAGGAATCTGATATTTTATTCGAAAATAAGGGTGATGGAACTTTTCAGGATGTTACTACCCAAGCGGGGATCTTAAATTTTGGACTTTCACTAAGTGCTACGGCCTCCGATTTTAACCACGATGGATGGGTAGACATCTATGTGTCTAATGATTTTGATTCTCCGGATTACTTATACATCAATAATCAAGATGGTACGTTCAGTGAGATTTCTAAGACTTCATTGAAGCATACTGCGCAGTACGGAATGGGTGCAGACATTGCTGATTACAACAATGATCAGTTACTCGATATCGCTCAAGTAGACATGACACCTGAAGATAACAGACGATCAAAAGCCAATATGGCAAGTATGAACCCATTGGGTTTTGATAAAATGGTCAAGGCTGGTCTGAATTATCAATACATGCAAAACTGTCTTCAATTAAACAGAGGGTTAGATGAAAACGGGAATCCTGTTTTTAGTGAAGTTTCAAGATTGTCAGGGATTTCAACTACGGATTGGAGTTGGTCTATACTATTTTCTGATCTGGATAATGATGGATGGAAAGACATCACGGTATCTAACGGAACCAGAAGAGATATCAATAATAGGGATTATTTCAACGCGTTAAAGTCAAGAAATCATTTTGGAGGTGTGAATTTATCTGCAGAAGAAATTGAACAAATCCCCTCCGAAAAAATTTCTAATTACGTTTTCCGAAACAACGGAGATTTTACTTTCGAAAACATGGTTGATCAATGGGGCTGGGGCGAAAAGACTTTCTCCAATGGTTCCACTTACGCAGATCTTGATAATGATGGGGACCTTGACTTTGTTATTAATAATATTGATCAGCAAGCTTCCGTCTACGAGAATAACAACCCGGATAAAAACAATTACTTAACCATTACCTTCAATGGTTCTGAGAATAATAGAAATGGATTGGGTACTAAAGCGTACATTCATACACGCACATTAACTCAATACAGTGAGCTTACACTTACTAGGGGTTTCCAGTCTTCGGTAGCTCCACAATTGCATTTTGGGTTAGGTAAGGCAGAAAAGATTGATTCAATCAAGATAGTATGGCCAGACGGATCTGTTTCAAAAAGGACGAACGTTAAAGTAAATCAGAATTTAGTAGTTGACTTTGCGAATGAGAGTAAATCAGCAGATATACGTGCAAAAGAAAATAGCGTGTTTGAAACGTTATCATCTAGCACGATGGGAGTTGATTTTAAGCACACTGAAAACAAATACGATGACTATTACTTTGAACCTCTTTTGCCGCACCAGACATCAAGACTAGGGTCTGGAGTGGCTGTTGCTGACGTGAATGGTGACGGCCTGGAAGACATTTATATGTGTGGGGCCTCCGGTCAGGCGGGGGCTCTTTATGTGCAGAATAGTGAAGCATCTTTTGAAAAAACGAATATAGAGTTGTGGAAAGGTGATGAAGCCTTTGAGGATATGAGTGCGCTTTTTTTCGACTATGATGGTGACGGAGATAAAGACTTATATGTAGTAAGTGGGGGTAACGAAAAAAACAAAAAAGAATCAGCATTTCAGGATCGTCTGTATGTAAACGATGGTGCCGGTGCATTTACAAGAGGCAATAATATTTTGCCTTCAATAACAGCAAGTGGCTCTCGCGTAAAAGCAGGAGATTATGACAATGATGGGGACTTAGACTTATTCGTGGGGGGGAGATTGATCGTTGGGAAGTATCCTTGGCCAGCAAAGAGTTACATACTCCGAAATGATGAAGGAACCTTCTCTGATGTAACAATGGAAATAGCGCCTGATTTCGAAGAGTTGGGAATGATTACTGATGCAAGCTGGACGGACTTTGATGGAAATGGTACACTTGATCTTATCATAGTAGGCGAGTGGACGCCTCTATTGTTTTACAGTAACGAAGAAGGAAGATTTAGCGATGTGACTAATACAACAGGTTTAACGCACACAAACGGGTGGTGGTCAAGTATTTCTCAAGACGATTTTGATGGTGATGGCGATATGGATTATGTGGTTGGCAACCTTGGACTCAACTATAAATATCAGGCTACACCGGAAGAACCTTTTGAGGTATATGCAGATGATTTTGATGAGAATAATAGAAAAGATATTGTCCTGAGCTATTATAATTTCGGGAAATTATTTCCTGTTCGTGGGAAATCATGTTCCGCACAGCAGATGCCTTCGCTGAAGGAAAAATTTAAAGATTACAATTCCTTTTCAGTTGCTGATGTTTCAGAGATATATGGGCAGGAAGCATTGGCTAATGCTGAAATACATCATATCTCAGAGACTTTTGCGAGTACTTACATTGAAAACATGGGAGGTGGAAAATTCAAAATGACTCAGTTGCCGAATGAAGCGCAGTTTTCTTCAATAAATAAATCAATAGTGGTAGATATCGATAAAGATGGCTTTAAAGATATTATAGCCGGAGGAAACTTATACTCAGCTGAAATTGAAACACCTCGAAATGACTCGGGTATAGGGACCTATCTGAGGGGAGATGGGAAAGGAAATTTTTCTGCGGTCCGAAACAACCAATGTGGCCTATTTATGGAGGGTGATGTAAAAGATTTTTCGCTAGTTATAATTGATGGAAAACAGTTTATTGTAGTAGCCAAAAATGATGATCGCCCTCAATTCATCAAAATAAATAATTGA